One Leucoraja erinacea ecotype New England chromosome 5, Leri_hhj_1, whole genome shotgun sequence DNA segment encodes these proteins:
- the tcte1 gene encoding dynein regulatory complex subunit 5 produces MATTSENPWVTMYSGPNPAADPRRMRRIIAEDRSWSLATAQRLTDLCVEHIVKNFAVHPLLKTLPEKYKSKVLAKISTNIPLQVTANLVSDEGYWRRCCLECWQVCDISRYGGSWKRMFFERLLKNVIEYFVPDTTELKVVFQLIPLCRNYVKRLEISQLLPPVKQTAERLDDDGSDTGSDSDGPSMNHFDFSLLLSKLLILEELAVTYGVKDCGMNFQWNIFQFTYQDCFSLAKAIHACKSLRVLRLPRNRIDDDRVRVLIKYMLNHPSLVELDLSHNLIGDNGAKALAKLLLKSKLEVVNLCDNRIGPFGAKAISYKVRRYSTLRSINIRLNKITDEGGEALARALVKSSVEDINLGSNELSTHVAVIISEVLMRNQTLKSINMSCNNIGPEGGKQLLEGMSKNKTLLECDLRLTDIGQESEFAINQILYTNRERICNAICHPPKPKGMPRLVSDHYLASD; encoded by the exons ATGGCAACAACGAGCGAGAACCCATGGGTCACCATGTACTCGGGGCCAAATCCAGCGGCCGAccccaggaggatgaggaggatcaTCGCCGAGGATCGCAGCTGGTCCCTTGCCACAGCACAGCGGCTCACCGACCTCTGTGTCGAACACATTGTGAAGAACTTTGCTG tgCACCCGCTGCTGAAGACACTGCCGGAAAAGTACAAGAGCAAGGTGCTGGCCAAGATCTCCACCAACATCCCCCTGCAGGTGACGGCCAACCTGGTCAGCGACGAGGGCTACTGGCGGAGGTGCTGCCTGGAGTGCTGGCAGGTGTGCGACATCTCCCGCTACGGGGGTAGCTGGAAGCGGATGTTCTTCGAGCGGCTGCTGAAGAATGTCATCGAGTACTTTGTGCCCGACACCACTGAGTTGAAGGTGGTCTTCCAGTTGATCCCTCTGTGCAGGAACTACGTGAAGAGGCTGGAAATCAGTCAGCTGCTGCCGCCCGTCAAGCAGACCGCCGAGCGGCTGGACGACGATGGGTCAGACACGGGCAGTGACAGCGATGGCCCCTCGATGAACCACTTTGACTTCAGCTTGTTACTGAGCAAGCTGCTGATCCTGGAGGAGCTGGCAGTCACCTACGGCGTGAAGGACTGCGggatgaacttccagtggaacatattccagttcaCCTACCAAGACTGTTTCTCCTTGGCCAAGGCCATCCACGCCTGCAAGAGCCTGCGGGTGCTGAGGCTGCCCCGCAACAGGATCGATGATGATCGGGTACGGGTGCTGATCAAGTACATGCTCAACCACCCGTCGCTCGTCGAGCTAGACCTGTCCCACAACCTGATCGGAGACAACGGGGCCAAGGCCTTGGCCAAGCTCCTGCTCAAGTCCAAACTGGAGGTGGTCAACCTGTGCGACAATCGGATCGGACCCTTCGGGGCCAAAGCCATCTCCTACAAGGTGCGGCGCTACTCCACCCTGCGCTCCATCAACATACGCCTCAACAAAATTACCGACGAGGGTGGGGAAGCCCTGGCCCGAGCCCTGGTGAAGTCCTCGGTGGAAGACATCAACTTGGGCAGCAACGAGCTGTCGACACACGTGGCTGTGATCATCTCCGAGGTCCTGATGAGGaatcagaccctcaagtccatcAACATGTCCTGCAATAACATCGGCCCG GAGGGTGGCAAGCAGCTGCTGGAGGGCATGTCCAAGAACAAGACCCTGCTGGAGTGTGACCTGCGGCTGACCGACATTGGTCAGGAGAGCGAGTTCGCCATCAACCAAATCCTGTACACCAACCGCGAGCGGATCTGTAACGCCATCTGTCACCCACCCAAGCCCAAAGGCATGCCACGCCTGGTGTCCGACCACTACTTAGCATCTGACTGA
- the slc35b2 gene encoding adenosine 3'-phospho 5'-phosphosulfate transporter 1 isoform X1, whose product MEPPWSALLALVLLAAPAWAEDPSPAEHWSDFWAVRFIINLAGYATILLPGYLLVKYFKRTNYLEREVTVEIDEGKAVDVGYMDFGRGFCFPVISVCVFGHEVKTGLPEEHSPGVRTEPAESSPTKQTLRLLACALGLQVSYLTWGVLQERVMTRTYGKTDTDPGVKFRDSQFLVFMNRILAVTVAAVCCAMTKQPRHGAPMYKYSFASLSNILSSWCQYEALKFISFPTQVLAKASKVIPVMLMGKLVSHKSYEYWEYLTAVLISFGVSVFLLSSGQDHRTSSITTFSGVVILAGYILFDSFTSNWQDALFTYKMSPLQMMFGVNLFSCLFTVGSLLEQGALFQSVAFMARHPEFGMHAALLSVCSACGQLFIFYTIRHFGAAAFTIIMTLRQALAILLSCLLYGHAITLLGALGVATVFLALFLRVYARTRVRAKKRPVQGEPAVQRV is encoded by the exons ATGGAGCCGccgtggag TGCGCTGCTGGCTCTGGTACTGTTGGCTGCCCCAGCCTGGGCCGAGGATCCCAGCCCAGCGGAGCACTGGTCTGATTTCTGGGCGGTTCGCTTCATCATTAACCTGGCCGGTTACGCTACCATCCTCCTGCCCGGATATCTGCTGGTGAAGTACTTCAAACGGACAAATTACCTGGAGAGAG AGGTTACTgtggaaattgacgagggtaaagcagtggatgttggctatatggactttg GTCGAGGGTTTTGTTTTCCAGTTATAAGCGTCTGTGTGTTCGGCCACGAGGTGAAAACTGGACTGCCGGAGGAACACAGTCCCGGCGTGCGGACGGAGCCGGCAGAATCCTCTCCCACCAAGCAGACGTTGAGGTTGCTGGCCTGTGCCCTGGGACTGCAG GTGTCCTACCTGACGTGGGGGGTGCTGCAGGAGCGGGTGATGACTCGCACCTACGGGAAGACAGACACGGACCCCGGCGTGAAGTTCCGCGACTCTCAGTTCCTGGTCTTCATGAACCGTATCCTGGCGGTGACGGTGGCGGCCGTGTGCTGCGCAATGACCAAGCAGCCCCGGCACGGCGCGCCCATGTACAAGTACTCCTTTGCCTCGCTCTCCAACATCCTCAGCAGCTGGTGCCAGTACGAGGCCCTCAAGTTCATCAGCTTCCCCACCCAGGTGCTGGCCAAGGCCTCCAAGGTCATCCCCGTCATGCTGATGGGCAAGCTGGTGTCGCACAAGAGCTACGAGTACTGGGAGTACCTGACCGCGGTGCTCATCTCCTTCGGGGTCAGCGTCTTCCTGCTGAGCAGTGGCCAGGACCACCGGACCTCCTCCATCACCACCTTCTCCGGCGTGGTCATCCTGGCCGGCTACATCCTCTTCGACAGCTTCACCTCCAACTGGCAGGACGCGCTCTTCACCTACAAGATGTCGCCGTTGCAGATGATGTTTGGCGTCAACCTCTTCTCCTGCCTTTTCACGGTGGGCTCGCTGCTGGAGCAGGGGGCTCTCTTCCAGTCGGTGGCCTTCATGGCTCGGCACCCTGAGTTTGGCATGCACGCCGCCCTGCTCTCTGTGTGCTCCGCCTGCGGCCAGCTCTTCATCTTCTACACCATCCGGCATTTTGGGGCGGCCGCCTTCACCATCATCATGACGCTGCGCCAGGCGCTGGCCATCCTGCTGTCCTGCCTGCTCTACGGGCACGCCATCACCCTGCTGGGGGCGCTGGGGGTGGCCACCGTCTTCCTCGCCCTCTTCCTCCGCGTCTACGCCCGCACACGCGTCCGCGCCAAGAAGCGGCCCGTGCAGGGAGAGCCGGCCGTGCAGAGGGTGTAG
- the slc35b2 gene encoding adenosine 3'-phospho 5'-phosphosulfate transporter 1 isoform X2: MEPPWSALLALVLLAAPAWAEDPSPAEHWSDFWAVRFIINLAGYATILLPGYLLVKYFKRTNYLERGRGFCFPVISVCVFGHEVKTGLPEEHSPGVRTEPAESSPTKQTLRLLACALGLQVSYLTWGVLQERVMTRTYGKTDTDPGVKFRDSQFLVFMNRILAVTVAAVCCAMTKQPRHGAPMYKYSFASLSNILSSWCQYEALKFISFPTQVLAKASKVIPVMLMGKLVSHKSYEYWEYLTAVLISFGVSVFLLSSGQDHRTSSITTFSGVVILAGYILFDSFTSNWQDALFTYKMSPLQMMFGVNLFSCLFTVGSLLEQGALFQSVAFMARHPEFGMHAALLSVCSACGQLFIFYTIRHFGAAAFTIIMTLRQALAILLSCLLYGHAITLLGALGVATVFLALFLRVYARTRVRAKKRPVQGEPAVQRV, encoded by the exons ATGGAGCCGccgtggag TGCGCTGCTGGCTCTGGTACTGTTGGCTGCCCCAGCCTGGGCCGAGGATCCCAGCCCAGCGGAGCACTGGTCTGATTTCTGGGCGGTTCGCTTCATCATTAACCTGGCCGGTTACGCTACCATCCTCCTGCCCGGATATCTGCTGGTGAAGTACTTCAAACGGACAAATTACCTGGAGAGAG GTCGAGGGTTTTGTTTTCCAGTTATAAGCGTCTGTGTGTTCGGCCACGAGGTGAAAACTGGACTGCCGGAGGAACACAGTCCCGGCGTGCGGACGGAGCCGGCAGAATCCTCTCCCACCAAGCAGACGTTGAGGTTGCTGGCCTGTGCCCTGGGACTGCAG GTGTCCTACCTGACGTGGGGGGTGCTGCAGGAGCGGGTGATGACTCGCACCTACGGGAAGACAGACACGGACCCCGGCGTGAAGTTCCGCGACTCTCAGTTCCTGGTCTTCATGAACCGTATCCTGGCGGTGACGGTGGCGGCCGTGTGCTGCGCAATGACCAAGCAGCCCCGGCACGGCGCGCCCATGTACAAGTACTCCTTTGCCTCGCTCTCCAACATCCTCAGCAGCTGGTGCCAGTACGAGGCCCTCAAGTTCATCAGCTTCCCCACCCAGGTGCTGGCCAAGGCCTCCAAGGTCATCCCCGTCATGCTGATGGGCAAGCTGGTGTCGCACAAGAGCTACGAGTACTGGGAGTACCTGACCGCGGTGCTCATCTCCTTCGGGGTCAGCGTCTTCCTGCTGAGCAGTGGCCAGGACCACCGGACCTCCTCCATCACCACCTTCTCCGGCGTGGTCATCCTGGCCGGCTACATCCTCTTCGACAGCTTCACCTCCAACTGGCAGGACGCGCTCTTCACCTACAAGATGTCGCCGTTGCAGATGATGTTTGGCGTCAACCTCTTCTCCTGCCTTTTCACGGTGGGCTCGCTGCTGGAGCAGGGGGCTCTCTTCCAGTCGGTGGCCTTCATGGCTCGGCACCCTGAGTTTGGCATGCACGCCGCCCTGCTCTCTGTGTGCTCCGCCTGCGGCCAGCTCTTCATCTTCTACACCATCCGGCATTTTGGGGCGGCCGCCTTCACCATCATCATGACGCTGCGCCAGGCGCTGGCCATCCTGCTGTCCTGCCTGCTCTACGGGCACGCCATCACCCTGCTGGGGGCGCTGGGGGTGGCCACCGTCTTCCTCGCCCTCTTCCTCCGCGTCTACGCCCGCACACGCGTCCGCGCCAAGAAGCGGCCCGTGCAGGGAGAGCCGGCCGTGCAGAGGGTGTAG